A region of Takifugu flavidus isolate HTHZ2018 chromosome 2, ASM371156v2, whole genome shotgun sequence DNA encodes the following proteins:
- the ahctf1 gene encoding protein ELYS isoform X2: MRDLTAQVTSSLLPFPRVTIDALGEDEITLDSVLHGRFTVGRSGLAWLACGPHLEVVHALTGERLSAYCFSGGGENPPSVLAVRDFSWLKRSGLLVGLEEVEGSVLCLYDLGLSRVVKAVVIPGRITAIEPLVSYGGASTSTQHLHQSLRWFFGIAAVVTDLGHVLLVDLCLDDLSCSQSELEASDLQVVTKSPGEIPRLREVSTRQGRHLCLQLNGPSAGGVGVTAVQYIPRTNQLAVGFSDGYLQLWNLKTLKKEYHSQLEGGRVPVYAFTFQEPENDPRNCCYLWAIQSAQELEGDMVSLHLLQLAFSERKCSASGKILYEGLEYCEERYSQELSSSVFPLRAQATNTRLLSCQTIEKFRPHPDRDDSMNEVASPDTSVSVFSWQVKAYGQGTLSTYIGVFDINRWYHAQMPDSLRTGESLQNCPYLAVWSLDSVVQMVSSHVLLDVVVHDRSLSRGLPFTCPPPEQYFNPTTYNFDATCLLNSGMVHLTCSGYQKETLSFLKKAAPCSSDIISSSYSRCLMSGLLSSRLADTQASSLSQEEQLDAILSTAVETSSLGLITGCIKQWTAEEQPGSALNLRYILDWAWNKVIQTKEELDGICAPLFDSLSNFTDPQTMQLLQHSQRLLSNLSTIFHCLLNEAHELTQKGLVGLINKNMVSSLISKYAQVVLWFCRTGLLPEGSDYDTLQISRPFYTHSVISNYYTIRREELTRLAKGKLCADCLMIDGLVAQCGERLSSLWKRDDGGTGLYPPPTLHALLDIYLLDNIEDTAKHAIVIYLLLDVMYSFPNKEGASVESFPTAFAIPIGLVKLIQGLWLLDHNDHQSSFELLLHPAASQCQFEWQHERVLQALMCQGQHSLALRYFHITKPPISSTSQAKLSLSVLLQNRCLIEAWSLLRKHSNHLNMSELLGFLYESCQELGLIKELLKLPLGLGEQECLEKFLQGTGGLQNRELLMIHYLQQANYIPALQLNHTLKMNLVNERDPKLKERSSTRNSILDQYGKVLPRVQRKLAVERAKPYQHPYAVHREVSRPQPLSTITKRSTSEKVMSRAGFINNVLLKIEEVWLGKGATPQSSPAKSPQAAEVQSPKPSLALPVPFLGTPITMTSKRKSRLMDLVVQPSCQTTRSMLSPPRLPSSWMSPKSVSKAPELSLLQTPQVVKRARALAASGPVFTAFTPQSILRSSLRPTPVATPSASPGRSITPPLRSKESRITFIEEESPELEKSIRWTNGMAGDNEISLLARVSTPSKPTHTTWSLQAAEHQEGNKDDGDKEVEMPSVFMPPEGGVPSPQLQCFEEESLTVHKVSAAETQLDAAQPKLNLSLETSQMTVRSTDTTLEYFDAPLTEEQEGEEDGVTAVKDEEVVTINITVQAEKEEPEKSSPTSDEIPLITSEDVEKEEEEEAKEEETSEVLETGLEQETTSFPSEMMDEQDPDLSTKQDATLADQVNTSKNIQVCDQVTVNTDFRLEEEQVMAAEHDILSETAEATGVLQHLNSNEATEPTEEDELEQTDLTDFVQRHLFDSNLSPPLTRSGIHSASQTLASFNSSTQDESEEEEPVAAAAAPVFTGQNSAASVTSSDPTGTDSHSVVSLNDSDELSTSSSEEEEDDEEEEEAEDEEDSGSEVEIIEEVQGNGRLPPLQPSSVFEQPGLSHFLPSITEQQAAELSLMTPSTEIKMVEEEMEGNVVMVTLGAEGGVETLDEQGASYMELKPSATLLVPMELMEGHENLVGCSQLHQVAVQDGPTCESQSSLSLMLDVEDEFKEAEMPPLNDGLVLSMPPTLSPAVEDGDEPVAKSEVILLSPEAQDAPVLGEECELEQREEADVADVEDAPADLVSVQILSTDSNHEPEDIKTTLDEEVTEDKEPAGLLMSEESPQQELPEDMVESVAGDEERGLDDEKPETEALHNEPQKNGPVDIHKDIPSISEEGSAAVEKDDHETFEIEGDSEDIKTDTEKNTFVGRQEEAVSDEQVVEEPVEEAPVSPNKKSIPSTPTRRTRRGKSVIFISPLTEKKEEPEEEEDKKLAESQSAVVPPSPRRTPRKSKQNKEPAATPRRSTRRAQQEPPEEEKPVDAIEQDAAAFSNLSSPGRRRVSQRTSSTRSNQSGNQESSDTELGVREDDVAGSRASRRSSSKTPTPSKRRTTQSSTPRRSSRRVLGSTDLVSIPLEIVKEETEQDEVFASPVKHTSKKSKAGAAEVQPVVVEEEERKVPASSPGRTTRRSSRNSATVYSQSTKKAKRETVNEAGKEDEIVQEPKSNRSSLQPRRGKLWDHPEEALPILTTPLEVDSETPVADALIKRLQDEEGLIKTKGSTKPSEQISSVLPVKEGPDPEDDDTSPGEHSFIYSPSRRSRAKKMVSSELGESAAPVTRSRRRVALDASVIPHEETASEEDQVEVDKAAGDSKTRKPSKRTVKSRTIVEPLPLAEVDLISPLPSPADPVPRVQKRAKGEAPATSTMNLRRKRIMEAVFTKPVTRRKKL, translated from the exons ATGCGTGACCTGACTGCTCAAGTCACAAGCAGCCTGCTGCCTTTCCCACGAGTGACTATTGATGCTCTTGGGGAGGATGAGATCACCCTTGACTCTGTGCTGCACGGGAGGTTTACTGTTG GACGCAGTGGCCTCGCCTGGCTGGCCTGTGGTCCCCATCTGGAGGTGGTCCATGCGTTGACAGGAGAGCGTCTGTCTGCATACTGCTTCAGTGGTGGAGGCGAAAACCCACCATCTGTCCTGGCCGTCAGGGATTTCAGCTGGCTCAAACGGTCGGGGCTGCTGGTCGGtttggaggaagtggagggcaGTGTCCTGTGTCTTTATGACCTGGGGCTGTCACGGGTGGTCAAAGCTGTGGTTATACCAGGCAGG ATTACAGCAATTGAGCCATTAGTGAGTTATGGTGGAGCGAGCACGTCAACACAGCACCTTCATCAGAGTCTGCGGTGGTTTTTTGGCATCGCTGCAGTGGTAACAGATCTTGGCCATGTTTTGCTTGTGGATCTCTGTCTGGACGACTTGTCCTGTAGCCAGAGTGAACTAGAGGCCTCAG aCCTGCAGGTAGTCACCAAATCTCCTGGAGAGATCCCCAGACTCAGAGAGGTCAGCACCAGACAGGGCAGACATCTTTGCCTTCAGCTGAATGGTCCCAGTGCAGGTGGAGTTGGAGTCACAGCAGTGCAGTACATCCCCAGAACTAATCAGCTGGCTGTGGGATTTTCTGATGGGTACCTGCAGCTGTGGAACCTGAAGACTCTAAAGAAGGA GTATCACTCTCAGTTGGAAGGTGGCAGAGTACCCGTGTATGCCTTCACCTTCCAGGAGCCAGAAAACGATCCCAGGAACTGTTGCTACCTCTGGGCGATCCAGTCTGCTCAAGAACT GGAAGGAGATATGGTCAGCCTGCACCTGCTTCAACTGGCCTTTAGTGAAAGGAAGTGTTCTGCATCAGGAAAGATCCTCTATGAG GGCCTGGAATACTGCGAGGAACGTTACAGTCAGGAGTTGAGCAGTTCAGTTTTCCCTCTCAGGGCTCAGGCAACCAACACCCGTCTGCTCAGCTGCCAGACAATTGAGAAGTTCAGACCTCATCCTGACAGAGACGACAGCATGAATGAAG TTGCATCTCCAGACACCAGcgtgtctgttttcagctggcAGGTGAAGGCCTACGGTCAAGGAACTCTGTCTACTTATATCGGAGTCTTTGACATCAACCGGTGGTACCATGCACAAATGCCAGATTCTTTAAG AACGGGCGAGTCTCTGcaaaactgtccatacctggcAGTTTGGTCTCTGGATTCTGTGGTGCAGATGGTGTCCTCTCATGTCCTCCTGGATGTGGTGGTGCATGACCGCAGCCTCAGCAGGGGACTGCCATTCACCTGCCCCCCTCCAGAGCAGTACTTTAACCCTACCACGTATAACTTCG ATGCTACCTGTTTGCTTAATTCTGGAATGGTGCACTTGACCTGCTCTGGGTATCAGAAAGAG ACCCTGAGCTTTTTGAAGAAAGCTGCTCCCTGTTCTAGTGACATTATTTCCAGCAGCTACTCCCGTTGCCTCATGTCCGGCTTGCTCTCATCGCGGCTCGCTGACACTCAGGCCTCCAGCCTTTCTCAG gaggagcagctggatgcCATCCTGTCCACAGCAGTGGAGACCAGCTCTCTGGGACtgatcacaggctgcatcaaGCAGTGGACAGCAGAAG AGCAACCAGGCTCTGCTCTGAACCTGCGTTACATACTGGACTGGGCCTGGAATAAAGTCATCCAGACAAAAGAGGAATTGGATGGCAtat GTGCACCTCTGTTTGACAGCTTATCAAACTTCACCGACCCACAGACGATGCAGCTGCTTCAGCACAGCCAGAGGCTGCTGTCTAATCTCAGCaccatcttccactgtctgctCAATGAAGCCCACGAGCTCACACAGAAAG GCCTGGTGGGTCTGATAAATAAGAACATGGTGTCCAGTTTGATTTCCAAGTATGCTCAGGTAGTGCTGTGGTTCTGCCGCACCGGTCTACTTCCTGAAGGATCAG ACTATGACACTCTCCAGATCTCCAGACCATTCTACACACACTCGGTCATCAGCAACTATTATACTATACGCAGAGAGGAGCTTACCAGACTGGCCAA GGGAAAGTTGTGTGCAGACTGTCTGATGATAGACGGTCTGGTCGCTCAGTGTGGTGAACGCTTGTCCAGCTTGTGGAaaagggatgatggagggacagGGCTGTACCCTCCACCCACACTGCAT GCACTGCTGGATATTTATCTACTGGATAACATTGAGGACACTGCCAAACATGCAATT GTGATTTACCTGTTGCTAGATGTTATGTATTCCTTTCCCAATAAGGAAGGAGCATCAGTGGAGTCTTTTCCCACAGCTTTTGCCATCCCTATTGGACTGGTGAAACTGATACAGGGTCTCTGGCTGCTGGACCACAATGACCATCAG AGTTCATTCGAGCTGCTCCTACACCCGGCTGCCTCTCAGTGTCAGTTTGAGTGGCAGCATGAACGAGTGCTGCAGGCGCTGATGTGCCAAGGCCAGCACTCGTTGGCCCTTCGCTACTTTCACATTACGAAGCCCCCCATTTCCTCCACATCTCAGGCCAAGCTCTCGTTGTCTGTACTGCTACAAAACAG GTGTCTCATAGAAGCATGGTCTTTACTCCGGAAGCACTCTAATCACCTCAACATGAGTGAGCTGCTGGGTTTTTTGTATGAGAGCTGTCAAGAGCTCGGCCTCATCAAGGAGCTGCTCAAACTGCCCCTAGGACTCGGTGAACAG GAATGCTTGGAGAAGTTTCTCCAGGGCACAGGTGGTCTTCAGAACAGAGAACTACTCATGATTCATTACCTTCAGCAGGCTAACTACATCCCAGCCCTGCAGCTCAACCATACCCTTAAAATGAACCTGGTG AATGAAAGGGACCCAAAGCTGAAAGAACGATCCAGCACAAGAAATTCAATATTGGACCAATACGGCAAAGTTTTGCCCAGAGTTCAGAGAAAATTGGCAGTTGAAAGAGCTAAACCTTACCAGCATCCATATGCTGTCCACAGAGAAG TTTCCAGACCACAGCCACTGTCTACCATCACCAAACGCTCTACTAGTGAGAAGGTGATGTCAAGAGCTGGTTTCATCAACAATGTTTTGCTCAAGATTGAGGAAGTCTGGTTAGGCAAGGGAGCTACGCCACAATCTTCTCCAGCAAAGAG CCCTCAAGCAGCTGAAGTTCAGAGCCCCAAACCCTCATTGGCTCTTCCTGTCCCTTTCCTGGGCACCCCCATTACCATGACCTCAAAAAGAAAGTCAAG GCTGATGGATCTGGTGGTTCaaccctcctgtcagaccactcgTTCTATGCTCAGTCCTCCCAGATTACCCAGCTCCTGGATGTCTCCCAAGAGTGTCAGCAAAGCCCCTGAACTTAGCTTGCTACAAACCCCACAGGTGGTCAAA cgGGCCCGGGCCTTGGCAGCTTCTGGCCCCGTGTTTACAGCATTCACACCACAGTCCATCCTGCGCAGCAGCCTGAGGCCCACACCCGTGGCCACTCCATCTGCTTCTCCAGGACGCTCCATCACTCCTCCACTGCGCAGCAAAGAGAGCCGGATCACTTTCATTGAAGAAGAATCTCCTGAATTGGAGAAAAGCATCAGATGGACTAACGGG ATGGCAGGTGACAACGAAATTAGCTTGCTGGCCAGAGTTTCCACACCCTCCAAGCCAACACACACGACCTGGTCTTTACAGGCTGCTGAGCACCAGGAAGGAAACAAAGATGATGGAGACAAGGAAGTGGAAATGCCCAGCGTGTTCATGCCTCCAGAGGGCGGTGTTCCCTCCCCACAGCTTCAGTGCTTTGAGGAAGAGTCACTTACCGTCCACAAAGTCAGCGCAGCAGAAACACAGTTGGATGCAGCACAACCGAAGCTTAACCTAAGCCTCGAAACCAGCCAGATGACTGTCCGGTCAACAGACACCACTCTGGAGTACTTTGATGCACCTCTCacagaagagcaggaaggagaggaagatggtgtgactgcagtgaaagacGAGGAGGTCGTTACAATAAACATTACTGTCcaagcagagaaggaggaacCAGAGAAGTCTTCGCCAACATCTGATGAAATTCCTCTCATAACATCAGAAGATgtagagaaagaagaggaggaggaggcaaaggaagaggaaacatcTGAGGTGTTAGAAACTGGTCTTGAGCAGGAAACCACATCATTTCCCTCTGAAATGATGGATGAACAGGATCCCGATTTAAGTACAAAACAAGATGCTACACTTGCTGACCAAGTCAACACTTCCAAGAATATTCAAG TTTGTGACCAGGTAACTGTGAACACAGACTTCAGATTAGAGGAGGAACAAGTGATGGCTGCTGAACACGACATCCTGTCAGAAACTGCTGAAGCCACCGGGGTCCTACAACATCTGAATTCCAATGAAGCCACTGAACCCACCGAAGAAGACGAGCTTGAGCAAACGG ATCTGACAGACTTTGTGCAGAGACATCTGTTTGACAGCAACCTGTCACCTCCGCTGACCCGCTCAGGAATCCACAGTGCATCACAAACCCTGGCATCCTTCAACAG TTCCACACAGGAcgagagtgaagaggaggagccagtggctgctgcagctgccccaGTCTTCACCGGCCAAaactctgctgcttctgtcacGTCCTCTGATCCAACCGGCACAGATTCCCACT CTGTTGTCAGTTTAAACGATAGCGATGAGCTTTCAACTTCCagttctgaggaggaggaagatgatgaggaggaggaggaagctgaggacGAGGAGGATTCTGGTAGTGAGGTGGAGATCATTGAAGAGGTCCAGGGTAACGGGAGGCTTCCACCCCTTCAGCCCTCTTCAGTCTTTGAGCAACCAGGACTCTCACACTTCCTGCCGAGTATTACggaacagcaggcagcagagttATCTTTGATGACCCCCAGCACAGAAATTAAG ATGGTAGAAGAAGAAATGGAGGGTaatgttgtcatggtgacactTGGAGCAGAAGGAGGGGTGGAGACTTTAGATGAGCAAGGAGCATCATACATGGAACTCAAACCTTCTGCCACTCTCCTGGTACCCATGGAGCTCATGGAGGGCCATGAGAATCTGGTAGGCTGCTCTCAGCTTCACCAGGTCGCTGTTCAAGACGGTCCAACATGCGAAAGTCAGAGTAGCCTCTCTCTGATGCTGGATGTGGAAGATGAgtttaaagaagcagaaatgccACCTCTGAATGATGGTCTAGTACTGTCCATGCCTCCCACCTTGTCTCCAGCAGTGGAGGACGGTGATGAACCAGTAGCCAAATCGGAGGTTATACTTTTAAGCCCAGAAGCTCAGGATGCTCCAGTACTGGGAGAAGAGTGTGAGCTGGAACAGAGGGAAGAAGCGGATGTCGCTGATGTAGAAGACGCACCTGCTGATTTAGTGAGTGTGCAGATTCTAAGCACTGATTCTAATCACGAACCAGAGGATATAAAAACAACGCTGGATGAAGAAGTGACAGAAGACAAGGAACCTGCAGGTCTTCTGATGTCCGAGGAGAGTCCACAACAGGAGCTTCCAGAAGACATGGTTGAGTCTGTGgctggagatgaggagagaggactTGATGATGAAAAACCAGAAACTGAAGCCCTTCACAATGAGCCTCAAAAGAACGGCCCTGTTGATATCCACAAAGACATCCCTTCCATCAGTGAGGAGGGatctgctgctgtggagaaggACGATCATGAAACATTTGAGATAGAAGGGGACAGCGAAGACATTAAAACTGatacagaaaaaaatacatttgtgggAAGACAAGAAGAAGCTGTCTCAGATGAGCAGGTTGTGGAGGAGCCTGTGGAAGAGGCACCAGTTTCTCCCAACAAAAAGTCAATTCCTTCAACTCCAACACGGAGaacaagaagaggaaagagTGTCATTTTTATCTCTCCCCTTACCGAGAAAAAAgaagagccagaggaggaggaggataagaAATTAGCGGAGTCTCAAAGCGCTGTGGTTCCtccctcacctcgacgcacaccCAGAAAAAGTAAGCAGAACAAAGAACCAGCTGCAACACCTCGGAGAAGCACTCGCAGAGCTCAGCAGGAGCCTCCCGAAGAAGAAAAACCGGTGGACGCCATAGAACAGGATGCTGCCGCTTTCTCAAACTTGTCTTCTCCGGGCAGACGTCGGGTTTCACAGAGGACCAGTTCTACAAGATCCAACCAGAGTGGAAATCAAGAGTCCTCAGACACTGAGCTTGGAGTCAGGGAGGATGATGTTGCTGGTTCAAGGGCTTCCCGAAGATCAAGCTCCAAAACTCCCACACCGTCCAAACGCAGGACCACACAGAGTAGCACTCCAaggaggtccagcaggaggGTACTGGGCAGCACAGATTTGGTGTCGATTCCATTGGAGATCGTGAAAGAAGAGACTGAGCAGGATGAGGTGTTCGCATCTCCTGTTAAACACACCTCCAAGAAATCAAAGGCTGGAGCGGCAGAGGTTCAGCCGGTcgtggtggaggaagaggagaggaaagtgcCAGCATCCAGCCCGGGCAGGACGACTAGACGGTCCAGCAGGAACAGTGCAACTGTTTATTCTCAG AGCACCAAGAAGGCGAAAAGAGAGACTGTTAATGAAGCCGGTAAAGAAGATGAAATTGTGCAGGAGCCTAAATCAAACCGAAGCTCCCTCCAGCCGAGAAGAGGCAAACTCTGGGATCACCCTGAGGAAGCGCTTCCCATACTGACAACCCCGTTGGAGGTGGACTCTGAAACCCCCGTCGCTGACGCCCTGATCAAACGGCTTCAGGATGAAGAAG GACTGATAAAAACCAAAGGGAGTACAAAGCCCTCAGAACAGATCTCCTCTGTACTTCCTGTGAAAGAAGGCCCAGATCCTGAGGATGATGACACAAGTCCAGGCGAGCATTCCTTCATCTACTCCCCTTCACGTAGGAGTAGAG ctaAAAAAATGGTGTCTTCTGAGCTGGGGGAGTCCGCTGCTCCTGTCACTCGCAGCAGAAGAAGAGTCGCCCTTGACGCCTCCGTTATTCCTCAT gaagAAACTGCTTCAGAGGAAGATCAAGTTGAAGTGGATAAAGCAGCAGGTGATTCCAAAACCAGGAAACCGAGCAAACGAACAGTGAA ATCCAGAACAATTGTAGAGCCACTCCCGTTAGCTGAAGTGGACCTGATCTCACCTCTGCCCAGCCCAGCTGATCCAGTCCCGCGAGTACAGAAACGAGCTAAAGGAGAAGCCCCGGCGACCTCCACCATGAACCTCCGACGTAAACGCATAATGGAGGCAGTTTTCACCAAACCTGTTACACGTAGGAAGAAACTTTAA